Proteins from a genomic interval of Schaalia odontolytica:
- a CDS encoding ATP-binding protein translates to MTDGMSFTVETHLLRELGDLLVGRDSTAIIELVKNSYDADATFVRLDASDLGDPSAAMLTVEDDGNGMTLNRFKTAFLRIAGRDKEQGFRGSPRYSRAYTGQKGIGRLASQKLAMFFTFAVFQIV, encoded by the coding sequence ATGACTGATGGAATGAGTTTCACCGTTGAGACGCATCTTTTGCGCGAATTGGGCGACCTTCTTGTGGGTCGTGATAGTACAGCGATCATTGAGCTTGTAAAAAATAGTTATGATGCTGATGCTACATTTGTAAGGCTTGATGCAAGTGATCTCGGTGATCCGTCTGCTGCTATGCTCACCGTTGAGGATGATGGTAATGGTATGACACTTAACCGTTTCAAAACTGCGTTCCTTCGTATTGCTGGCCGGGATAAGGAGCAAGGTTTTCGCGGGTCACCGCGTTATAGTCGTGCGTACACGGGACAAAAGGGCATCGGGCGTCTTGCAAGTCAAAAGCTTGCAATGTTCTTCACGTTCGCAGTATTCCAAATAGTGTAG
- a CDS encoding GNAT family N-acetyltransferase, with translation MRRLFSRRSRVWGRDIDMLTLRVSDPVGRGFLRSGSAANPVPRELVIRPVQGEEHRALDAVRRADGHWLRRWEATLPPDSLEHVPTFAQYVRRADIDHREGTGLIFGVQVDGAYVGQFSISNVHWGAMSTGMLGYWVLSEWAGRGLGSLAAALILDLVVGELGLHRVEVCVRPENERSLGVCRGLGLVEEGLRPRFMHIGGAWADHLAFFIDAESLPEGGLVRRRWGSSAID, from the coding sequence ATGAGGCGCCTGTTCTCTCGGCGTAGCCGCGTGTGGGGTCGTGACATCGACATGCTCACCCTGAGGGTGAGCGACCCCGTGGGTCGAGGGTTTCTGCGCTCGGGCTCGGCGGCCAATCCCGTGCCGCGCGAGCTTGTGATCCGCCCCGTCCAGGGGGAGGAACATCGCGCGCTCGATGCGGTGCGTCGCGCCGACGGCCACTGGCTGCGCCGCTGGGAGGCGACCCTGCCTCCCGATAGCCTCGAGCACGTGCCGACCTTCGCCCAGTACGTGCGCCGCGCCGATATCGACCACCGGGAGGGCACCGGGCTGATTTTCGGCGTTCAGGTTGACGGTGCGTACGTCGGGCAGTTCTCGATCTCGAACGTTCACTGGGGGGCAATGTCCACGGGCATGCTCGGCTACTGGGTCCTCAGCGAGTGGGCGGGGCGAGGCCTCGGCTCGCTGGCCGCCGCCCTCATCCTTGACCTCGTCGTGGGCGAACTCGGCCTGCATCGCGTCGAGGTGTGCGTGCGCCCCGAGAACGAGCGCTCGCTGGGCGTGTGTCGTGGCCTCGGCCTCGTCGAGGAGGGGTTGCGCCCGCGCTTCATGCACATCGGTGGAGCGTGGGCCGATCACCTTGCCTTCTTCATCGATGCCGAGTCTTTGCCCGAGGGGGGCCTGGTGCGGCGACGGTGGGGTAGCTCGGCCATCGACTAG
- a CDS encoding sigma-70 family RNA polymerase sigma factor, with protein MSTVTDTAARDLGREDLQLVAEGDKRAFARLYDAWAPTLFALIRCVLKDRAQAEEVLQDTFLHVWRRAPSYDPGRGSVRAWLTTIARRRAIDRVRSAQAARDRELASPPDVDWDQTAEEAESRIAGGDVRRALGSLGEPHKTVILLSYFGGLSHSRIADATGLPLGTVKSTIRQALARLRTILEER; from the coding sequence ATGAGCACCGTGACTGACACCGCCGCACGCGACCTGGGCCGCGAAGACCTGCAGTTGGTCGCCGAAGGGGACAAACGGGCGTTCGCGAGGCTCTACGACGCCTGGGCGCCCACGCTCTTCGCGCTCATCCGCTGCGTCCTCAAGGACCGCGCCCAAGCAGAAGAGGTCCTGCAGGACACGTTCCTCCACGTGTGGAGGCGCGCCCCCTCCTACGACCCCGGCCGCGGCAGCGTCCGCGCCTGGCTCACCACCATCGCCCGCAGGCGGGCCATCGACCGGGTGCGCTCGGCCCAGGCGGCGCGCGACCGCGAACTCGCCTCGCCCCCGGACGTGGACTGGGACCAGACGGCGGAGGAGGCGGAGTCCCGCATCGCGGGCGGAGACGTCCGCCGCGCGCTCGGCTCCCTGGGGGAGCCGCACAAGACCGTCATCCTCCTGTCGTACTTCGGGGGACTGAGCCATTCGAGGATCGCCGACGCGACGGGACTGCCGCTCGGCACCGTGAAAAGCACGATCCGCCAGGCCCTCGCCCGCCTGCGCACCATCTTGGAGGAACGATGA
- a CDS encoding anti-sigma factor, with protein sequence MSDHIFDDDETAARLGASLAPVEPSARVRDALLAAIEEVEQERRTGAPEEAAAEDGPGAGPRLVRMAAPTAAGAGSEADSGSGVAAETGADSGSGSRGGAHGKAPARDRRAIPMFARVLAAAAAAVALFAAGIGVGRWTTMTSMESTSHYAALNQAQDVRRSTDTMPDGHVVTLTWSPEMGMTAITTPSALRAPEGQVMQVWARHGNTVESLGVYERRGGDYSFVDIMPQPGSEIFLTFEPQGGSAQPTGEPLVVLRVGAPDPAPTPGGAPTPDSGPAPGGAPSPSTAPTWDGGRSSDGQSGAV encoded by the coding sequence ATGAGCGACCACATCTTCGACGACGACGAGACCGCTGCCCGCCTCGGCGCCTCCCTCGCCCCCGTCGAGCCGTCGGCGCGCGTGCGCGACGCCCTCCTGGCCGCGATCGAGGAGGTCGAGCAGGAGCGGCGGACGGGGGCCCCTGAGGAGGCCGCAGCGGAGGACGGCCCCGGCGCCGGCCCGCGCCTCGTCCGCATGGCGGCGCCCACTGCGGCGGGGGCAGGATCAGAGGCGGACTCCGGCTCCGGGGTGGCGGCCGAGACCGGGGCGGACTCCGGATCCGGAAGCCGCGGAGGTGCCCACGGGAAGGCCCCCGCGCGCGACCGCAGGGCCATCCCCATGTTCGCGCGCGTCCTCGCCGCGGCGGCTGCGGCGGTCGCGCTCTTCGCAGCGGGGATCGGCGTGGGCCGGTGGACCACGATGACCTCAATGGAGTCCACCAGTCACTACGCCGCCCTCAACCAGGCGCAAGACGTACGGCGCTCCACCGACACCATGCCCGACGGGCACGTTGTCACCCTCACCTGGTCGCCGGAAATGGGGATGACCGCGATCACCACGCCCTCGGCGCTGCGGGCACCCGAGGGACAGGTGATGCAGGTGTGGGCGCGCCACGGAAACACCGTCGAATCCTTGGGCGTTTACGAGCGGCGGGGCGGGGACTACTCCTTCGTGGACATCATGCCCCAGCCGGGCAGTGAGATCTTCTTGACCTTCGAGCCCCAGGGCGGGTCCGCCCAGCCGACGGGCGAGCCCCTGGTGGTCCTGCGCGTCGGGGCCCCGGACCCGGCCCCCACCCCGGGAGGGGCGCCCACACCGGACAGCGGACCGGCCCCGGGAGGGGCGCCCTCCCCCTCAACCGCGCCCACCTGGGACGGGGGACGATCATCTGACGGGCAATCGGGCGCAGTGTAG
- a CDS encoding cytochrome c biogenesis protein CcdA codes for MTTLVLIGFLGGLITGISPCILPVLPVIFMAGGAASARPSPSFAVAPGTGISLGGTSGAQEDHRATRPVPRAPSKWRPYQVVAGLVLSFTAFTLLGSTLLTALHLPQDFIRWAGVVLLVLIGVGMIVPRFMHVLEKPFAVFSKAGRRTGTNGFGLGIVLGAAYVPCAGPVLAAVSVAGSTGRIGADTVALALSFAAGTAIPLLAFALAGRRLTERVSAFSRHQRRVRIAAGATVLALAAGIVTDLPAVLQRALPDYTSTLQRSADPGLSRGGGQRSACVDGATTLADCGALPSLKPTAWLNTDGGAAPQGSGATLVDFWAYSCINCQRSIPGIERLYEAYHPYGLQVIGVHSPEYAFEKETANVQSGGDKLGITYPIAVDSDLETWTDFDNHYWPAQYLADAHGQLRYTHFGEGGEATLESLIRRLLADQGNALPDPLFTDDGVEGVAFHRTPETYLGHERAASFAGTEAYSAGTRDYAAPASLGADRFALQGRWTIGAQSISPADDEAELRLMWRGRRVDVVVSGEGDLTWEMDGQSHTQHVSGTPNSMTLVSGDTDSSGLLTVTASKGLALYSFTFG; via the coding sequence ATGACAACCCTGGTCCTCATCGGATTCCTCGGTGGCCTCATCACGGGCATCTCCCCGTGCATCCTCCCCGTCCTCCCCGTCATCTTCATGGCGGGTGGCGCCGCTTCGGCGCGCCCCTCCCCTTCCTTCGCTGTTGCTCCGGGCACCGGCATCTCCCTCGGGGGGACTTCCGGCGCACAGGAAGACCACCGCGCGACACGGCCAGTGCCCCGCGCCCCCTCGAAATGGCGGCCCTACCAGGTCGTCGCGGGACTGGTCCTCAGCTTCACAGCATTCACGCTGCTCGGCTCGACACTGCTCACGGCGCTCCACCTGCCCCAGGACTTCATCCGGTGGGCTGGGGTGGTCCTGCTGGTCCTCATCGGTGTGGGCATGATCGTCCCACGGTTCATGCACGTCCTGGAGAAGCCCTTCGCCGTGTTCTCCAAGGCCGGTAGGCGCACGGGGACCAACGGCTTCGGCCTGGGCATCGTCCTCGGCGCCGCCTACGTGCCCTGCGCGGGACCCGTACTGGCGGCGGTGAGCGTCGCCGGCTCCACCGGCCGCATCGGGGCCGACACCGTGGCCCTGGCGCTCTCCTTCGCCGCGGGCACAGCGATCCCCCTCCTGGCCTTCGCCCTAGCGGGGCGCCGCCTCACCGAGCGCGTCTCCGCGTTCAGCCGCCACCAGCGGCGCGTGCGCATCGCCGCGGGCGCCACCGTCCTGGCGTTGGCCGCCGGGATCGTCACCGACTTGCCCGCCGTTCTCCAAAGGGCGCTGCCCGACTACACGTCAACGCTGCAGCGCAGCGCCGATCCGGGTCTGAGCAGGGGCGGAGGCCAGCGCTCAGCCTGCGTCGACGGCGCGACGACCCTGGCGGACTGCGGCGCGCTCCCCTCCTTGAAACCCACCGCGTGGCTCAACACGGACGGCGGGGCGGCCCCCCAGGGCAGTGGAGCGACCCTGGTCGACTTCTGGGCGTACTCGTGCATCAACTGCCAGCGCTCCATTCCCGGGATCGAAAGGCTTTACGAGGCGTACCACCCCTACGGGCTCCAAGTCATCGGCGTCCACTCCCCCGAGTACGCCTTCGAGAAGGAGACCGCGAACGTCCAATCCGGGGGCGACAAGCTGGGCATCACCTACCCGATCGCCGTCGACTCCGACCTGGAGACCTGGACGGATTTCGACAACCACTACTGGCCCGCCCAGTACCTGGCGGACGCGCACGGGCAACTGCGCTACACGCACTTCGGAGAGGGCGGCGAGGCGACCCTGGAGTCACTGATCCGCCGGCTCCTGGCCGACCAGGGCAACGCGCTGCCCGACCCGCTCTTCACCGACGACGGCGTCGAAGGAGTGGCCTTTCACCGCACGCCCGAGACCTACTTGGGCCACGAACGTGCAGCAAGCTTCGCGGGGACGGAGGCCTACTCCGCCGGGACGCGCGACTACGCGGCCCCGGCCTCGTTAGGCGCGGACCGCTTCGCCCTGCAGGGACGGTGGACCATCGGCGCCCAGTCGATCAGCCCCGCCGACGACGAGGCGGAACTGCGCCTCATGTGGCGCGGACGCCGCGTGGACGTGGTGGTCTCGGGCGAGGGCGACCTCACCTGGGAGATGGACGGCCAGTCCCACACCCAGCATGTGAGCGGCACCCCGAACTCGATGACGCTGGTGAGCGGGGACACCGATTCCTCAGGGCTGCTCACCGTCACGGCCAGCAAGGGTTTGGCGCTCTACTCCTTCACCTTCGGGTGA
- a CDS encoding NAD-dependent protein deacylase yields MSDDASTLAQWIDGSHDIVFFGGAGVSTESGIPDFRGAKGFYHQEREIPLERVLSIDFFSACPGAYYAWFAEQTAREGVAPNAAHRFLAGLERAGKLKAVVTQNIDGLHQAAGSKRVLELHGNWTRLECTGCGARSTIDDFDEARAGRVPHCPSCSAVVRPDIVFYGEALDPATLEGAVLAIAGADMLIVGGTSLAVYPAAGLIDYYQGGRLVLMNATPTPYDGRADLIIREPIGRVFAQIQGHV; encoded by the coding sequence ATGAGTGACGACGCGTCCACGCTGGCGCAATGGATCGACGGCTCGCACGACATCGTGTTCTTCGGGGGCGCGGGGGTGTCGACGGAGTCCGGGATCCCCGACTTCCGGGGCGCGAAGGGCTTCTACCACCAGGAGCGCGAGATCCCCCTCGAACGGGTGCTGTCCATAGACTTCTTCTCCGCCTGCCCCGGGGCCTACTACGCCTGGTTCGCCGAGCAGACCGCCCGCGAGGGGGTCGCCCCGAACGCCGCCCACCGTTTCCTCGCCGGCCTCGAGCGCGCCGGGAAACTGAAGGCGGTGGTCACCCAGAACATCGACGGCCTCCACCAGGCCGCGGGCTCCAAGCGCGTGCTCGAGCTCCACGGGAACTGGACGAGGCTGGAGTGCACGGGGTGCGGCGCGCGCTCCACCATCGACGACTTCGACGAGGCTCGGGCCGGGCGCGTGCCCCACTGCCCGTCGTGCTCCGCCGTGGTGCGCCCGGACATCGTGTTCTACGGCGAGGCTCTGGACCCGGCGACGCTGGAGGGGGCCGTCCTGGCCATAGCGGGGGCGGACATGCTGATCGTGGGCGGCACGTCGTTGGCGGTCTACCCGGCGGCCGGGCTCATCGACTACTACCAGGGCGGGCGCCTCGTCCTCATGAACGCGACGCCCACCCCCTACGACGGGCGCGCCGACCTGATCATCCGCGAGCCCATCGGCCGCGTCTTCGCGCAGATCCAGGGGCACGTGTGA
- a CDS encoding restriction system modified-DNA reader domain-containing protein, whose protein sequence is MRHLTTDGRLRDELGELLRIPQSRIKGLDERARLSVRKCDRDAFDTFIVGDNIDSLFDMVVDSTAHVDGNFSTPSSIRRIHDNARAMFEALIDPDTLSPGDVQNFVQYLILNVSLIEVLTDSYQSAHRIFSVLNTRGVPLSAADIFKARVLSHVDASSRARYARLWEACITSLGTENPDAFFGHLLTLTLRSPAKRALIDAFGEGVLDPFFASKSGEEFIDEVLAPAARAYTLTTLEPLDGHCAATALELLRLYDSSDWKPAAMSILTANFGDEEKARRLSALERLYGTAVAARLTPGQRSTIIAKFLSASEDNKPIDVAAAVSDDICRRAAATFARPLPRSSIRKVLLYHAMVTERGMYPRRLPRSLGILSGLPNSHIRGVDGAIDLDTWGKRLGGLVLCVNRSRTINQAPDWDTASRACRDIALLDGLAVASLPSRGGEIHAADLEQRQAHLTRLILDYWNIRRDTEGIDLSRLTRAELDAVVDNRSAARGRQVRLADVVSTGIISPGDTFTWRRRNLGNVYVVTISPESTIVLPDGQEVSSPSAAVSALTGNGSAAALDVFVRESDGKKLRDLWNTYRDRFGA, encoded by the coding sequence CTGCGCCACCTCACGACGGATGGCCGCCTACGAGACGAGCTCGGCGAGCTCCTACGCATTCCCCAATCGCGCATTAAGGGACTGGATGAACGAGCCCGCCTGTCCGTGCGCAAATGCGACCGCGATGCCTTCGACACGTTCATCGTCGGCGACAACATCGACTCCCTGTTCGACATGGTCGTCGACTCCACCGCGCACGTCGACGGCAACTTCTCGACGCCTTCCTCCATTCGCCGGATCCACGACAACGCGCGGGCAATGTTCGAGGCACTGATTGACCCGGATACTCTGTCCCCCGGCGACGTCCAGAACTTCGTTCAATACCTCATCCTTAACGTCTCTCTCATCGAGGTCCTCACCGACTCCTACCAGTCTGCCCACCGCATCTTCTCGGTCCTCAACACGCGCGGCGTCCCCCTTTCGGCCGCCGACATTTTCAAGGCTCGCGTCCTGTCGCATGTCGATGCGAGTTCCCGTGCGCGCTACGCGCGCCTGTGGGAGGCGTGCATCACCTCGCTTGGCACCGAGAACCCCGACGCTTTCTTCGGCCACCTCCTGACCCTCACACTCCGCTCGCCCGCAAAGCGCGCCCTCATTGACGCCTTCGGCGAGGGGGTTCTCGATCCCTTCTTCGCATCCAAGAGCGGCGAGGAGTTCATTGACGAGGTTCTGGCCCCCGCCGCCCGCGCCTACACGCTGACTACCCTGGAACCGCTTGACGGGCACTGCGCTGCCACGGCCCTCGAGCTGCTGCGCCTCTACGATTCCTCCGACTGGAAGCCAGCCGCAATGAGTATCCTGACGGCGAATTTCGGCGACGAGGAGAAGGCCCGAAGGCTGAGCGCCCTCGAACGTCTCTATGGCACCGCCGTCGCCGCGCGCCTCACCCCGGGGCAGCGGTCCACTATCATCGCCAAGTTCCTGAGCGCATCGGAGGACAACAAGCCCATCGACGTCGCGGCTGCGGTCTCCGACGATATTTGCCGCCGAGCGGCAGCAACTTTCGCCAGGCCCCTGCCGCGGTCTTCCATCCGAAAGGTGCTGCTCTACCACGCGATGGTCACTGAGCGCGGGATGTACCCGCGTCGGCTGCCACGCAGCCTGGGCATCCTATCCGGCCTCCCCAACTCACACATTCGCGGCGTCGACGGAGCCATCGACCTGGACACGTGGGGCAAGCGCCTGGGAGGACTCGTCCTCTGCGTCAACAGATCGCGGACCATCAACCAGGCTCCCGACTGGGACACCGCATCGCGGGCATGTCGCGATATCGCATTGCTCGACGGCCTCGCGGTTGCTTCGCTCCCCTCACGCGGCGGCGAGATTCATGCCGCCGACCTTGAGCAGCGCCAGGCGCACCTCACGCGACTGATCCTCGACTATTGGAACATTCGACGCGACACTGAAGGGATCGACCTGTCGCGCCTCACCCGGGCTGAACTCGACGCCGTCGTGGATAATCGCTCCGCGGCACGCGGACGCCAGGTGCGGCTCGCGGACGTCGTCTCGACCGGCATCATCTCCCCTGGGGATACCTTCACGTGGCGGAGACGCAACCTCGGCAACGTGTACGTCGTGACGATCTCGCCGGAGAGTACCATCGTACTTCCCGACGGCCAGGAGGTGTCCTCTCCCTCTGCCGCCGTCAGTGCCCTCACCGGCAACGGCAGCGCCGCCGCCCTCGACGTGTTCGTGCGAGAGTCCGACGGCAAGAAGCTGCGCGACCTGTGGAACACATACCGCGATCGCTTCGGAGCATAG
- a CDS encoding fructosamine kinase family protein, producing the protein MDTIRKRGSRRGRITYEVAGLAWLAEASDPGVAVVPVLDHGATWLEEPRLVSVPPTAEAAERFGRALAHTHAAGASHLGVPPPGFEGDGWMGEAHLSLPRAPKKAGNGVAPQMGSSVPSEAADPGWAARGEAAQYPAPVSSQSWGAFYARERIAPYLDAPAFSASDRALIERLCERLESGALDHGQPRLVADAIARTGGVGAARTHGDLWSGNVMWTPEGAVLIDPAAQGGHAEEDLAALAVFGCPHYERILAAYNEASPLADGWRERVALHQMHIIMVHCALFGRSYVPEAVSIARRYVYH; encoded by the coding sequence ATGGACACCATCAGGAAGAGGGGCAGCCGCCGCGGGCGGATCACCTACGAGGTCGCGGGCCTCGCGTGGCTTGCCGAGGCCTCGGACCCGGGGGTCGCCGTCGTGCCCGTCCTCGATCACGGCGCGACGTGGCTCGAGGAACCGCGTCTGGTCTCCGTCCCGCCAACTGCCGAGGCCGCCGAGCGGTTCGGCCGTGCCCTCGCCCACACGCACGCCGCGGGCGCCAGTCACCTGGGCGTGCCACCGCCCGGGTTCGAGGGTGACGGTTGGATGGGGGAGGCGCACCTGTCCCTGCCTCGTGCTCCCAAGAAAGCCGGCAATGGCGTCGCACCTCAAATGGGGAGCAGCGTGCCCAGTGAAGCAGCTGATCCCGGATGGGCCGCGCGCGGCGAGGCAGCGCAGTACCCGGCCCCGGTCTCGTCCCAATCCTGGGGCGCCTTCTACGCGCGCGAACGTATCGCCCCCTACCTGGACGCCCCGGCCTTCAGCGCGTCCGACAGGGCTCTCATTGAGCGCCTGTGCGAGCGCCTCGAATCGGGGGCACTCGACCACGGCCAGCCGCGCCTCGTCGCCGACGCGATCGCCCGTACCGGAGGCGTCGGCGCGGCCCGCACCCACGGCGACCTGTGGTCCGGCAACGTCATGTGGACCCCCGAGGGCGCCGTCCTCATCGACCCCGCCGCGCAGGGCGGCCACGCCGAGGAGGACCTGGCGGCCCTCGCGGTCTTCGGCTGTCCGCACTATGAACGCATACTCGCCGCCTATAACGAGGCCTCGCCCTTGGCGGACGGGTGGCGCGAGCGTGTGGCCCTGCATCAGATGCACATCATCATGGTTCACTGCGCCCTCTTCGGTCGCTCCTACGTGCCCGAGGCCGTCTCGATCGCACGCCGATACGTGTACCATTAA
- a CDS encoding Eco57I restriction-modification methylase domain-containing protein: MVPPVVLDMFETMVAVDPTASLAYLYSRVVAAENRRFLGTFFTPREYAESMVEHYANQYDDPKVVVDVGAGVGIFSELAARYWKTAEVFSVDVNPFTLGLQAVAMSQRCRLKTRLVLGDYRDWLKQNCKAGPTLYLGNPPYTRWQLIPKQNRQQLVADALGLVGPLANLSTLFFGMSLVKLTQDDGLVMILPSNWMHARYARELRAWLRKQVNRKIVLRRADSWRFDDAMVDAVSVEVGPQCRGLQQMAISSWKVDRCFAVQRQDEKRRFGSQNLEIRQIPRLDRKCYSSSMPALFGELRPEPIASLYVPRSNGETLRLMRPIGLL, translated from the coding sequence GTGGTACCCCCGGTTGTTCTTGATATGTTCGAAACAATGGTGGCAGTAGATCCGACGGCCAGTCTAGCCTACTTATACTCCCGAGTTGTTGCGGCGGAAAATCGAAGATTCCTCGGAACATTCTTCACGCCGCGTGAATATGCGGAATCGATGGTGGAGCATTACGCGAACCAATATGATGACCCCAAGGTAGTCGTTGATGTCGGAGCAGGTGTTGGTATTTTCTCGGAACTGGCTGCTCGCTACTGGAAAACGGCCGAAGTATTCTCGGTCGATGTGAATCCGTTTACCCTCGGCCTACAAGCAGTGGCGATGTCGCAGCGGTGCCGGTTAAAAACACGTCTCGTTCTAGGTGACTATAGAGATTGGCTCAAACAGAATTGCAAAGCCGGACCGACGTTGTATCTCGGCAATCCGCCATACACGCGTTGGCAGCTGATACCAAAGCAGAATAGGCAACAGCTTGTTGCGGATGCTTTAGGCCTAGTCGGTCCTCTTGCGAACCTTTCAACATTGTTCTTTGGGATGTCTCTGGTGAAGCTTACTCAAGATGATGGGCTTGTTATGATACTCCCCTCCAATTGGATGCATGCGCGTTACGCGCGAGAACTTCGCGCGTGGCTGAGAAAGCAGGTCAATCGTAAAATCGTGTTAAGACGAGCCGACTCGTGGCGCTTTGATGATGCCATGGTAGACGCCGTATCAGTCGAAGTTGGTCCACAGTGTCGGGGGCTGCAGCAGATGGCAATATCGAGCTGGAAAGTGGATCGCTGTTTTGCGGTGCAACGACAGGATGAGAAAAGGCGATTCGGTTCGCAGAATCTGGAGATTCGCCAGATACCTCGTCTCGATCGGAAGTGCTACTCGAGCAGTATGCCCGCATTGTTCGGGGAACTGCGACCGGAGCCAATCGCTTCTTTATACGTGCCCCGGAGCAATGGAGAGACTTTGAGATTGATGAGGCCTATAGGACTCCTTTAG